A part of Maridesulfovibrio hydrothermalis AM13 = DSM 14728 genomic DNA contains:
- the rpsL gene encoding 30S ribosomal protein S12 — MPTINQLIRKGREKQLKRKKTPALQACPQRRGVCTRVYTTTPKKPNSALRKVARVRLTNSIEVTAYIGGEGHNLQEHSVVLIRGGRVKDLPGVRYHIVRGSLDTAGVADRRQGRSKYGAKRPK, encoded by the coding sequence ATGCCAACCATCAATCAGCTCATAAGAAAAGGGCGTGAAAAGCAGCTCAAGCGTAAGAAAACTCCTGCGCTTCAGGCTTGCCCCCAGCGTCGTGGCGTATGCACAAGAGTGTATACAACCACACCTAAGAAGCCTAACTCCGCGCTGCGTAAAGTAGCACGTGTACGTTTGACCAATAGCATCGAAGTAACTGCTTACATCGGTGGTGAAGGTCATAACTTGCAGGAACACTCCGTGGTACTCATCCGTGGTGGTCGTGTAAAAGATTTACCTGGTGTACGTTACCATATTGTTCGCGGCTCTCTTGACACCGCCGGTGTTGCAGATCGTCGTCAGGGTCGTTCCAAGTACGGCGCTAAGCGTCCTAAATAG